One Thiocapsa sp. genomic window carries:
- a CDS encoding DUF6399 domain-containing protein has protein sequence MTARVEALALSPELEAAVLEQLIPGIYLERVAARSTAAETRHRVQAASTALLDVLRRADHPLQRLAPEDSARVEQVAGACADLFQRSSSCVEGRNGQLSLHHHGRHRLSDRRLAALTAVHNFHIRRPDGTTAAERFFGRTHPALFEELLLRVPLPPRPRRRRPRPPKLPYLMPVAA, from the coding sequence GTGACCGCCAGGGTCGAGGCCCTCGCGCTATCCCCGGAGCTGGAAGCGGCGGTCCTCGAGCAGCTCATCCCCGGCATCTACCTCGAGCGCGTCGCCGCCCGCAGCACCGCGGCCGAGACCCGACACCGCGTGCAGGCGGCGAGTACCGCGTTGCTCGACGTCCTGCGGCGCGCCGATCATCCGCTGCAGCGTCTCGCGCCCGAGGACAGCGCTCGGGTCGAACAGGTCGCCGGCGCTTGCGCCGATCTGTTCCAACGCAGCAGCTCCTGTGTGGAAGGACGCAACGGCCAACTGTCGCTGCATCATCACGGGCGTCATCGCTTGAGCGACCGCAGGCTCGCCGCGCTCACCGCCGTGCACAACTTCCACATCCGCCGTCCCGACGGCACGACCGCCGCCGAGCGCTTCTTCGGGCGGACACATCCCGCACTGTTCGAGGAGCTTCTCCTGCGTGTGCCCTTGCCGCCGCGACCCCGACGCCGACGGCCACGCCCGCCGAAACTACCCTATCTGATGCCGGTCGCGGCCTGA
- a CDS encoding endonuclease: protein MIAGNRGLSLRYPQKDAKYFMRLSGIICTDAERQRNDRIEAVQGNRNPFIDHPELVCRAWGLGCP from the coding sequence ATGATAGCAGGAAACCGTGGTCTGTCCCTGAGGTATCCCCAGAAAGACGCTAAATATTTCATGAGGTTGAGTGGCATTATTTGCACGGATGCGGAGCGCCAGCGCAACGACCGCATCGAGGCGGTTCAGGGGAACCGCAATCCCTTCATCGATCATCCGGAATTGGTGTGTCGGGCTTGGGGGTTGGGGTGCCCGTGA
- a CDS encoding BRCT domain-containing protein, whose translation MLDEDGQPPSRFSQSRLSDRGIDELIGLCRGVLADGVLVESEVRFLADWLDRHRHIAEQWPAVVLYKRIQEVLADGVMDSDEERDLLATLLDLTGAPVLGESAASMSTALPLDDPPPTLTFDGWSYCFTGTFASGTRSQVQQVVRSLGAKVCTAPTLKTNIVVIGSIGSRDWIHSSYGRKIESAVAMRERGHRIALVGEEHWYETVSRLTLNG comes from the coding sequence ATGCTGGATGAAGACGGCCAACCGCCAAGCCGGTTCAGCCAATCGCGCTTGAGCGATCGAGGTATCGACGAGCTCATCGGGCTCTGTCGAGGTGTACTCGCCGATGGCGTCTTGGTCGAATCGGAGGTGCGATTCCTCGCCGACTGGCTCGATCGGCATCGCCATATCGCCGAGCAGTGGCCTGCGGTCGTGCTGTACAAGCGGATTCAGGAGGTCTTGGCCGACGGCGTCATGGATTCCGACGAGGAGCGCGACTTGCTCGCCACCTTGCTGGACTTGACCGGGGCGCCGGTCCTCGGTGAGTCGGCCGCCAGCATGTCGACCGCGCTGCCGCTCGACGACCCACCACCGACCCTGACCTTCGACGGCTGGTCCTACTGCTTCACCGGCACGTTCGCCAGCGGCACGCGCAGCCAGGTCCAGCAGGTGGTCCGCTCGCTTGGCGCAAAGGTCTGCACGGCACCGACCCTCAAGACCAACATCGTGGTGATCGGCTCCATCGGCAGTCGGGATTGGATCCATTCCAGCTACGGCCGCAAGATCGAAAGTGCCGTCGCGATGCGGGAACGCGGGCATCGGATCGCGCTGGTCGGGGAGGAGCACTGGTACGAGACGGTATCGAGGCTCACGCTCAATGGATGA
- a CDS encoding DUF1810 domain-containing protein codes for MATEDPHDLNRFLRAQEHDYAPALAEIRSGRKRTHWMWYIFPQLDGLGFSETARRYAIRGLDEAWAYLEHPVLGPRLVECAEVVLAVQGRSAREIFGTPDDLKLRSCVTLFAEVSPAGSVFRRVLEVYFGGEADGKTLRLLDR; via the coding sequence ATGGCCACCGAAGACCCCCACGACCTGAACCGATTCCTCCGGGCGCAGGAGCACGACTACGCCCCTGCCCTCGCCGAGATCCGCTCGGGCCGCAAGCGAACGCACTGGATGTGGTACATCTTCCCCCAGCTCGACGGGCTCGGGTTCAGCGAGACGGCACGGCGGTATGCGATCCGCGGTCTCGACGAAGCGTGGGCGTACCTGGAGCATCCGGTGCTCGGGCCGCGGCTCGTCGAGTGTGCCGAGGTGGTGCTGGCAGTTCAGGGACGCTCGGCGCGGGAGATCTTCGGGACGCCGGATGATTTGAAGCTGCGCTCGTGTGTGACGCTGTTTGCGGAGGTGTCGCCGGCGGGGTCGGTGTTTCGGCGGGTGTTGGAGGTGTATTTCGGGGGTGAGGCGGATGGGAAGACGTTGCGTCTCTTGGACCGTTGA
- a CDS encoding DUF262 domain-containing protein, with the protein MPGSTFQTNPYDLDKLLEDCHRGILQLPEFQRSWVWDEDRIKSLIASVSRAFPVGALMTLETGGEVNFKPRTVEGAPPDAKQTKPNALLLDGQQRMTSLYQVTLRGKVVETITPKKKKVRRWFYLDIRKALDPSADREEAVIGVPEDKVIRKDFGREPVLDLSTPEKEYAQLMYPVSKVFEWDRWQDAFDQYWRGDEHEQIRDDFRSFKRNILENFRYYRVPVISLDRSTSKEAVCVVFEKVNTGGKALDAFELVTAMYAASGHELRKDWFGDDVKPGRHQRFKETHRPADSNTGIIAEVSNTDFLQAISLFYTRDRRRQAAAAGKTGKELPAITGNRQALLNLPLDAYKQYEKQVEAGFVKAARFLHMLHIYRIFDLPYQSQIVPLAAILADIGDAWEHQANREKLVTWYWNGVFGELYGSAVETRIAKDFVEVTAWLQGDPAATTVTETMFRADRLKTMRMRLSAAYKGVNALLMKEGAQDFRSGQKFDHTVFFGENVDIHHIFPQEWCKKSGMKPVEYDPIINKTPLSYRTNRIIGGVAPSQYLAKLEKGDKSNPPIEPARLDEYLRSHLIKPDLLRRDDFKGFMADRQNRLLTLIEQATGKPVYRGDIAEEGEDIGDDEDAVAGDMLAPA; encoded by the coding sequence ATGCCAGGATCCACGTTCCAAACCAACCCATACGACTTAGACAAGCTGCTTGAGGATTGCCACCGCGGGATACTTCAACTGCCGGAGTTCCAGAGAAGCTGGGTGTGGGACGAGGATCGCATCAAGAGCCTCATTGCCTCCGTTTCCCGCGCCTTCCCCGTGGGCGCCCTAATGACCCTGGAGACCGGCGGCGAGGTCAACTTTAAGCCCCGGACCGTAGAGGGCGCGCCGCCGGACGCCAAGCAAACAAAACCGAACGCTTTGCTGTTGGATGGCCAGCAACGCATGACGTCACTCTACCAGGTCACTCTGCGCGGCAAGGTCGTGGAAACCATCACCCCCAAGAAGAAGAAGGTCCGCCGATGGTTCTACTTGGACATCCGCAAGGCTCTGGATCCCAGCGCCGACCGTGAGGAAGCGGTCATCGGCGTCCCCGAGGACAAGGTCATCCGCAAGGACTTCGGCCGCGAGCCTGTTCTCGATTTATCCACCCCCGAAAAAGAATATGCCCAACTGATGTATCCAGTATCAAAGGTTTTCGAGTGGGACCGATGGCAGGACGCATTTGACCAGTATTGGCGTGGAGATGAGCACGAGCAGATACGCGACGACTTCCGCTCCTTCAAGCGCAATATCCTGGAGAACTTTCGCTACTATCGAGTACCGGTCATCTCTCTGGATCGCTCCACCTCCAAAGAAGCGGTCTGTGTTGTCTTCGAGAAAGTCAACACCGGCGGCAAAGCCCTCGACGCCTTCGAGCTGGTGACCGCCATGTACGCCGCTTCCGGCCATGAGTTACGCAAGGACTGGTTCGGCGATGACGTCAAGCCAGGCCGACACCAGCGCTTTAAAGAGACCCACCGCCCTGCGGACTCGAACACGGGCATTATTGCCGAAGTCAGCAACACCGATTTCCTGCAGGCTATATCGCTCTTCTATACTCGCGACCGACGCCGTCAGGCCGCCGCCGCCGGCAAGACGGGCAAGGAGTTGCCAGCCATCACCGGAAACCGTCAGGCGCTGCTGAACCTGCCTCTGGATGCCTATAAGCAGTATGAAAAGCAGGTTGAAGCCGGTTTCGTCAAGGCTGCCCGATTCCTGCACATGCTGCACATCTACCGCATCTTTGACCTGCCGTATCAGTCCCAGATCGTGCCCCTTGCCGCTATCCTTGCCGACATCGGGGACGCCTGGGAGCATCAGGCAAACCGGGAGAAGCTGGTCACCTGGTACTGGAATGGAGTCTTCGGTGAACTCTACGGCTCGGCTGTGGAGACTCGCATTGCCAAGGACTTCGTGGAGGTGACGGCTTGGCTTCAAGGCGATCCTGCGGCGACCACCGTCACCGAGACCATGTTCCGCGCTGACCGCCTCAAAACCATGCGCATGCGGCTCTCGGCCGCCTACAAAGGGGTCAACGCCCTACTGATGAAGGAAGGCGCCCAAGATTTCCGCTCAGGCCAAAAATTCGATCACACCGTTTTTTTCGGCGAGAACGTGGACATACACCATATCTTTCCCCAGGAATGGTGCAAAAAAAGTGGTATGAAGCCAGTAGAATACGACCCGATCATCAACAAAACCCCTCTATCCTACCGCACAAACCGCATCATCGGCGGCGTCGCGCCTTCGCAGTACTTGGCCAAACTGGAGAAAGGCGACAAATCCAATCCGCCCATCGAGCCGGCTAGGCTGGATGAGTACTTGCGCTCCCATCTCATCAAGCCGGACCTACTCCGCCGAGACGATTTCAAGGGATTCATGGCCGATCGGCAAAACCGCCTTCTAACGCTCATCGAACAGGCAACTGGCAAACCGGTTTACCGGGGTGATATTGCAGAAGAGGGCGAGGACATAGGGGACGACGAAGACGCGGTGGCGGGTGACATGCTTGCTCCAGCTTAA
- a CDS encoding restriction endonuclease — translation MAKDQQIPQFHELMNPLLKALRDLGGSGSIAEIGTKVTESLELPESVLNTLHNPEKSSQTELEYRLAWARTYLKKFGVLNNSNRGVWVIVPEQQHVETVDPPDVVKTVQELHRRERSTKESIGSIDEDLPEAAENWRASLHQVLTKGMSPDAFERLVKRMLRESGFVKVEVTGRSGDCGIDGKGIMQIGGLLNFHVMFQCKRYQGSVSPSAIRDFRGALVGRADRGLFVTTGTFTSEATKEATRDGAPPIDLMDGEQLIDKLKELGLGIRTEMVERVDIDEDWFKNI, via the coding sequence ATGGCAAAAGACCAGCAGATCCCGCAGTTTCACGAGCTGATGAACCCTCTCCTAAAGGCGCTCCGCGACCTTGGAGGATCCGGCTCGATTGCCGAAATCGGAACCAAGGTCACCGAATCACTGGAGCTTCCGGAGAGCGTTTTGAACACTCTCCACAACCCCGAGAAGAGTAGCCAGACCGAGTTGGAGTACCGCTTGGCATGGGCGCGAACATACCTTAAGAAATTCGGGGTGCTGAACAACTCGAACCGCGGGGTTTGGGTCATTGTCCCGGAACAACAGCATGTCGAAACCGTTGATCCTCCAGACGTCGTCAAGACGGTCCAGGAGCTCCACCGCCGCGAGCGCTCGACAAAAGAGTCCATTGGATCAATCGACGAGGATCTGCCCGAGGCCGCGGAAAACTGGCGGGCCTCGCTCCATCAAGTCTTGACGAAGGGGATGAGTCCGGATGCCTTTGAACGGCTCGTCAAGAGGATGCTGCGGGAGTCCGGTTTCGTGAAGGTCGAGGTCACAGGCCGCAGCGGCGATTGCGGCATCGACGGCAAAGGGATCATGCAGATCGGTGGTCTGCTCAACTTTCACGTGATGTTTCAGTGCAAGCGATACCAGGGCTCGGTATCGCCGAGTGCGATTCGAGACTTCCGCGGGGCACTCGTCGGCAGAGCGGACCGGGGTCTGTTCGTCACGACCGGCACCTTCACGAGCGAAGCAACCAAAGAGGCCACCCGAGACGGCGCACCGCCGATCGATCTGATGGACGGCGAGCAGCTCATCGACAAGCTGAAAGAGCTTGGACTCGGCATCAGGACGGAGATGGTCGAGCGCGTCGACATCGACGAGGATTGGTTCAAGAACATTTGA
- a CDS encoding GIY-YIG nuclease family protein, with translation MFGFEGMTLPPELLAPARLWSRAAVLASPSPVPREPGVYAWYFRDIPPGVPTADCRRCGELTLLYIGIAPKAPPKNGARPSSQRLVDRVRYHYRGNAEGSTLRLTLGCLLSETLGIELRRVGSGKRMTFADGEGALSGWMADNAFVTWVVDPAPWVLEEELITGLSLPLNLDMNRGHAFGAALRDVRRRAKGTARELPVVGSE, from the coding sequence GTGTTCGGGTTTGAGGGCATGACGCTGCCGCCCGAGCTTCTTGCCCCTGCGCGCCTCTGGTCACGCGCAGCGGTTCTCGCTTCTCCCTCGCCGGTCCCGCGCGAGCCGGGCGTCTACGCCTGGTACTTCCGCGATATTCCGCCTGGCGTGCCGACCGCTGACTGTCGACGCTGCGGGGAACTCACGCTGCTCTACATCGGCATCGCCCCGAAGGCGCCACCGAAGAACGGCGCGCGCCCCAGCAGCCAGCGGCTCGTCGATCGCGTGCGCTATCACTACCGCGGCAATGCTGAGGGCTCGACCCTGCGGCTCACGCTCGGGTGTCTGCTCTCGGAGACGCTTGGTATCGAGCTGCGGCGGGTGGGGAGCGGCAAGCGGATGACGTTTGCGGACGGGGAGGGCGCGCTGTCGGGGTGGATGGCGGATAACGCGTTCGTGACTTGGGTTGTGGATCCGGCGCCTTGGGTGTTGGAGGAGGAGCTGATTACGGGGCTGTCGTTGCCGTTGAATCTGGATATGAATCGGGGGCATGCGTTTGGTGCCGCGTTGCGCGACGTGCGGAGGCGGGCGAAGGGGACGGCGCGGGAGCTGCCGGTTGTGGGCAGCGAGTAA
- a CDS encoding DUF4304 domain-containing protein, with protein MSREGELMRKAFRKQLVPVLAAAGFVGKSIHFMRLRDDAQDLLSIQYWKYGGSFILEFGRRDRGPLLTAWGPVIPEESLEVAYLPVGDRARLQERDARSDDTFAGFSFAGFGEDVAKYERLALRVAGDLPQVDGWLSRREVGPDIAPFAGA; from the coding sequence ATGTCCCGAGAAGGCGAACTCATGCGCAAGGCGTTTCGCAAGCAACTTGTTCCCGTGCTCGCTGCGGCCGGTTTCGTCGGCAAGTCCATCCACTTCATGCGGCTAAGGGACGACGCCCAGGATCTGCTGTCGATCCAGTATTGGAAGTACGGCGGCAGCTTCATCCTTGAGTTTGGCCGGAGAGATCGAGGACCGCTGCTAACCGCATGGGGGCCGGTCATCCCCGAGGAGTCGCTCGAGGTCGCCTACCTGCCGGTAGGAGATCGTGCACGGCTCCAAGAGCGCGACGCACGGTCGGACGACACCTTTGCGGGCTTCAGCTTCGCCGGCTTCGGGGAGGATGTCGCCAAGTACGAGCGGCTGGCATTGCGGGTGGCGGGCGACCTTCCGCAGGTGGATGGGTGGTTGTCGCGTCGCGAGGTCGGCCCTGATATCGCTCCGTTCGCCGGGGCCTGA
- a CDS encoding transporter substrate-binding domain-containing protein, producing the protein MVCPWLALRAWNKAVGYLNSYVKVLLAVVCCALFGLGSALAEPSELRGGWSPTMPYQYESVTPGGLGVVSGVDLEVMKAAARRLGIRPIFEEVSRAANLEAVREGRLDFCLAVEPTASERESAWFTVPYRSASIAIITRRGEARVGKHGDDAVDNLRNLLAAGTTVAVNRSLDPGAEATALLESEAVRGQVLDTRTDAESVALLMAGKVDAVIGDRLSIASAVVDVGAITRVHALPGNLNRPALSIMLSRKTVSPTTFQALDEALREMHDSGELDRISRHYLAPKVLEPALQTLWFRSFDILGTIAFAISGVLIARRERYDIVGALVLAALPAVGGGVMRDLISGRAPIGILQSPTLLLLVLGTVAAGAVIFAVQDLWGKGQAPAEAPDRDDGFRWASTRGLLEISDAIGLATFTITGVIVAAVQRSEPLWLWGPLLAALTAAGGGVLRDVLRSQADIPTLKGTIYPEIALFWGLVYSLVIYFHGQEPLLGTVMMTTVVVIIAGFLSRILVVHFGWQSLFLGFPSRRGR; encoded by the coding sequence ATGGTCTGCCCCTGGCTTGCTCTCCGCGCTTGGAATAAGGCTGTTGGCTACCTGAACAGTTACGTAAAAGTGCTGCTCGCTGTCGTTTGTTGCGCTCTTTTCGGGCTCGGCTCTGCGCTGGCTGAGCCGAGCGAGCTCAGGGGCGGTTGGTCGCCAACGATGCCGTACCAGTACGAGTCGGTGACTCCAGGCGGCCTGGGCGTTGTCAGCGGCGTTGATCTTGAAGTGATGAAGGCGGCCGCCCGCCGATTGGGGATTCGCCCGATTTTCGAGGAGGTGTCCCGGGCTGCCAACCTGGAGGCGGTGCGCGAGGGCCGGCTCGACTTCTGCCTTGCGGTGGAGCCGACGGCATCGGAGCGCGAATCGGCCTGGTTTACGGTGCCGTATCGCAGTGCGTCAATCGCGATCATCACTCGGCGCGGCGAAGCGAGAGTGGGGAAGCACGGGGATGATGCAGTCGATAACCTGCGCAACCTATTGGCTGCGGGCACGACAGTCGCGGTCAACCGCTCGCTTGACCCCGGTGCGGAAGCAACCGCGCTCCTCGAGTCGGAAGCCGTTCGCGGCCAGGTGCTCGACACCCGAACCGACGCGGAATCCGTGGCGCTGTTAATGGCGGGCAAGGTTGATGCGGTGATCGGTGATCGGCTCTCAATTGCGAGTGCGGTTGTCGATGTCGGTGCCATCACTCGGGTGCATGCGCTGCCGGGCAACCTGAACCGGCCTGCTTTGAGCATCATGCTTTCGAGAAAGACGGTCTCGCCGACGACCTTTCAGGCGCTTGACGAGGCCCTGCGCGAGATGCACGATTCGGGTGAGCTCGACCGGATTTCGCGCCACTATCTTGCGCCCAAGGTCCTGGAACCGGCCCTGCAAACCCTTTGGTTTCGCAGCTTCGATATCCTCGGCACCATTGCCTTTGCGATCTCGGGCGTGCTGATCGCTCGTCGCGAGCGCTATGACATTGTCGGGGCCTTGGTGTTGGCGGCGTTGCCGGCGGTGGGCGGCGGTGTTATGCGCGATCTGATCAGCGGACGAGCGCCCATCGGCATCCTGCAGTCGCCAACGCTGCTGTTGTTGGTGCTCGGAACCGTCGCTGCCGGTGCGGTCATCTTTGCCGTTCAGGATCTTTGGGGCAAAGGCCAAGCGCCCGCGGAGGCGCCGGATCGGGACGACGGGTTTCGCTGGGCCTCGACACGCGGACTGCTCGAGATATCCGATGCGATCGGGCTCGCAACCTTCACCATTACCGGGGTGATCGTCGCTGCGGTGCAGCGCTCCGAGCCGCTGTGGCTATGGGGCCCGCTCCTGGCGGCGCTAACCGCCGCCGGCGGCGGCGTGCTTCGGGACGTGCTTCGATCGCAGGCGGATATCCCCACCCTAAAAGGCACGATCTATCCGGAGATCGCCTTGTTCTGGGGGTTGGTCTATTCTTTGGTGATCTATTTTCACGGCCAAGAACCGCTCCTGGGCACGGTGATGATGACCACCGTCGTCGTGATTATTGCTGGCTTTCTATCACGGATTCTGGTCGTGCATTTCGGCTGGCAAAGCCTCTTCTTGGGTTTTCCCTCGAGGCGCGGGCGTTGA
- a CDS encoding transposase → MPRHARIVAVGFPMHVILRGIDRTAMFFAEGDYRVFSGTLAALAESESVRVHAYVLMTNHVHLLMTPATERGPARLMKGLGQRCCIWTLPMQTRRDALGTEGSSPTRSRKTC, encoded by the coding sequence ATGCCTCGACACGCCCGCATCGTCGCCGTCGGCTTCCCCATGCACGTCATTCTGCGGGGCATCGATCGGACCGCGATGTTCTTCGCCGAGGGTGATTATCGGGTGTTTTCGGGTACCCTGGCGGCGCTTGCGGAAAGCGAGTCCGTTCGCGTCCACGCCTACGTTCTGATGACCAACCACGTGCATCTGCTGATGACGCCTGCCACCGAGCGTGGACCCGCTCGGCTGATGAAGGGGTTGGGCCAACGCTGCTGTATCTGGACCTTGCCGATGCAGACGAGACGCGACGCTCTCGGTACCGAGGGCTCTTCGCCGACGCGATCCCGCAAGACATGCTGA
- a CDS encoding helicase-related protein: MRHNRALLRVYQEQGELTANLAQRHILPMRKIQYTSQEHAAYEALDVYSQELARQITAANDQQARVSTGFYLSFLQRRFASSLYAIGETLRRRRERVKWTLEHLSAKPRKSPAASEASDLDEDLEQDEDDTEVIEQLLKNRSETDLRWEWETLTQMLAGSLYDAAPPSSKTQVLLGYVQQRREATRPGRVAQTVIFTQFWDTLEDLVRRLRQAESKLLVGTYSGRGGQYTDPQTGTLVGTERDEIKQRFLRGEIDILVCTDAAAEGLNLQTADFLVNFDLPWNPAKVEQRIGRIDRIGQLHQDIYVQNLCYLGSVEEIVYDRLLTRLGSMISVVGDQQVSLLPVTEEDFRRLATGQVTEAQLEAEARQRIAVSQQRIRETELSGQEIYEIYQRLAQTHAAERLPATLDGIWTVLNESASLRALGCAVAANLSGTPQEPLLLRGLPGIVDGTALTVDRKLYDDGIASLGSRLRFATYGEPVFDAVLAIGGDWQPPGCVRRIAVTPHGLDVEYVAFVAAVADGEGTALRLITDLDALAAVDLDETVTVSEADTLPFVAQLQALADEEYRLTAHVAGVESDNERSGRAQAALALGTAFGFIKGRQKTGLADENFWKELEACRKLVAERLAQGGGRSVQRIPLIYDRVATAFVPFDVKRKISDESFWVDTAPAPLLNAALDAAARVGEGIKKKKSELSTEAALSRIASEMKRKLA; this comes from the coding sequence ATGCGCCACAACCGCGCCCTGCTGCGCGTCTACCAGGAACAGGGCGAGCTGACCGCCAACCTGGCGCAGCGGCACATCCTGCCGATGCGCAAGATCCAGTACACGTCGCAAGAGCACGCCGCGTACGAGGCACTGGATGTCTATTCGCAGGAGCTGGCCAGACAAATCACCGCTGCCAACGACCAACAGGCGCGCGTCTCCACCGGCTTTTACCTGAGCTTCCTGCAACGGCGTTTCGCGTCCAGCCTGTACGCCATCGGCGAGACCCTGCGGCGCCGACGCGAGCGGGTGAAGTGGACGCTGGAACACCTGTCGGCGAAACCGCGCAAGAGCCCGGCGGCATCCGAGGCGTCCGATCTCGACGAGGATCTGGAGCAGGACGAGGACGACACGGAGGTCATCGAGCAGTTGCTCAAGAACCGCAGCGAGACCGACTTGCGCTGGGAGTGGGAGACGCTCACGCAGATGCTGGCCGGCAGCCTCTACGACGCGGCGCCGCCGTCCTCGAAGACCCAGGTGCTCCTGGGGTATGTGCAGCAACGCCGGGAGGCGACCCGGCCGGGGCGTGTTGCCCAAACGGTGATCTTCACCCAGTTCTGGGACACCCTGGAGGATCTGGTGCGGCGCCTGCGACAAGCCGAATCCAAGCTGCTGGTGGGGACCTATTCGGGGCGCGGGGGTCAATACACCGATCCGCAAACCGGCACGCTGGTCGGGACCGAGCGCGACGAGATCAAGCAACGCTTCCTGCGCGGGGAAATCGATATCCTGGTGTGCACGGACGCCGCCGCCGAGGGCCTCAATCTCCAGACCGCGGACTTTCTGGTCAACTTCGATCTGCCCTGGAACCCCGCAAAGGTGGAGCAACGCATCGGGCGCATCGACCGCATCGGTCAGCTCCACCAGGACATCTATGTCCAGAACCTCTGCTATTTGGGCTCGGTCGAGGAGATCGTCTACGACCGCTTGCTCACCCGCTTGGGCAGCATGATCTCGGTGGTGGGGGATCAGCAGGTGTCGTTGCTGCCGGTTACCGAGGAGGATTTCCGCCGGCTCGCCACCGGCCAGGTCACCGAGGCGCAGTTGGAGGCCGAGGCCCGCCAACGCATTGCCGTCTCGCAGCAACGCATCCGCGAGACCGAGTTGAGCGGCCAGGAGATCTACGAGATCTACCAACGTTTGGCGCAGACGCATGCCGCGGAGCGCTTGCCCGCAACCTTGGACGGCATCTGGACGGTTCTGAACGAATCGGCTTCGCTGCGGGCCTTGGGGTGTGCCGTTGCCGCAAACCTGTCCGGCACGCCGCAAGAGCCGCTGTTGCTGCGGGGTCTGCCCGGGATCGTCGACGGGACGGCGTTGACCGTCGACCGCAAGCTCTATGACGACGGGATCGCGTCACTCGGGTCGCGGTTGCGGTTCGCGACCTACGGCGAGCCTGTTTTCGATGCCGTCCTCGCCATCGGTGGCGACTGGCAACCGCCCGGGTGCGTCCGGCGGATCGCCGTCACACCCCACGGGCTGGATGTGGAGTACGTGGCGTTCGTCGCCGCCGTTGCGGATGGCGAGGGGACCGCGCTGCGCCTCATCACGGACTTGGACGCGCTTGCGGCGGTGGATCTCGACGAGACGGTGACCGTGTCGGAGGCCGACACCCTGCCCTTTGTCGCGCAACTACAGGCGCTGGCCGACGAGGAGTATCGCCTGACCGCCCATGTGGCGGGCGTCGAGTCGGACAACGAGCGCTCCGGGCGAGCCCAAGCAGCGCTGGCCCTCGGAACAGCCTTCGGGTTCATCAAAGGCCGCCAAAAGACGGGCCTTGCCGATGAGAACTTCTGGAAAGAACTCGAGGCCTGCCGCAAGCTGGTCGCGGAACGGTTGGCTCAGGGCGGCGGCAGGTCCGTGCAGCGCATCCCGCTCATCTACGATCGCGTCGCGACGGCCTTCGTCCCGTTCGATGTCAAACGCAAGATCAGCGACGAGAGCTTCTGGGTCGATACGGCACCGGCCCCGTTGCTGAACGCCGCCCTGGATGCGGCAGCCCGGGTCGGCGAGGGGATCAAGAAGAAGAAGTCGGAGCTGAGCACGGAAGCTGCGTTGAGCAGGATCGCCAGTGAAATGAAGCGCAAGCTCGCCTGA
- a CDS encoding ImmA/IrrE family metallo-endopeptidase produces MTEAIPTNPPADDDKQGLARLAQFEDCASAIDGLFQQALTTTGAGAFDAFLNFVRSFKSLSVYNAMLVRVQRPGAAAVASRRQWRKRGRTVLPDAIPIVLLQPFGPVRFFYEVSDTEGREIPGEKASSLFADGELPQAVYDNTRKAAEKFGITVVETDQYGALLAGTAAGITLQPTLDPAQKAMPYRVRLNAKHDLPTRFATLAHELGHIYCGHVGRDRKGRWPDRSRLPVELCETEAEAVAWLVCQRNGVQARSKDYLASLIGQVDLAQVSLYAIFEAANRVESRTQPVERT; encoded by the coding sequence ATGACCGAGGCAATACCGACTAACCCGCCAGCAGACGACGACAAACAGGGCCTCGCCCGACTCGCCCAATTCGAGGACTGCGCTTCGGCGATCGACGGGCTCTTTCAGCAGGCGCTGACGACAACCGGGGCCGGCGCCTTCGACGCGTTCCTGAACTTCGTACGCAGCTTCAAGAGCCTCTCGGTCTACAACGCCATGCTGGTCAGGGTCCAGCGGCCGGGCGCCGCGGCGGTGGCCAGTCGCCGGCAGTGGCGCAAGCGCGGTCGCACCGTCCTGCCCGACGCCATCCCGATCGTCCTCCTGCAACCGTTCGGGCCGGTGCGCTTCTTCTACGAGGTGAGCGATACGGAGGGCCGCGAGATCCCCGGCGAGAAGGCGTCTTCGCTCTTCGCCGACGGGGAGCTGCCGCAGGCGGTTTACGACAACACCCGCAAGGCTGCGGAGAAGTTCGGGATCACCGTCGTCGAGACCGACCAGTATGGGGCTCTGCTGGCGGGCACCGCGGCCGGGATCACGCTTCAACCGACACTGGATCCCGCCCAAAAGGCGATGCCGTATCGGGTGAGGTTAAACGCCAAGCATGATCTGCCGACGCGCTTTGCGACCCTCGCCCACGAGCTGGGACACATCTACTGCGGGCACGTCGGTCGGGACCGCAAAGGGCGCTGGCCGGATCGATCCCGTTTGCCGGTCGAGCTCTGCGAGACTGAGGCCGAGGCGGTCGCCTGGCTGGTGTGCCAGCGCAACGGGGTTCAGGCGCGCTCGAAGGACTATCTCGCTTCGCTGATCGGCCAGGTCGATCTGGCGCAAGTCAGCCTGTACGCGATCTTCGAGGCGGCGAACCGGGTGGAGTCGCGGACGCAGCCGGTGGAGCGGACATAG